The following are encoded together in the Desulfovibrio aminophilus genome:
- a CDS encoding 30S ribosomal protein S1, whose amino-acid sequence MEKKSGATPEMDVNFADELENYLKADFGDLDEGTIVPGQVVKVDKDHVLVDVNFKSEGQIPLSEFTDSEGNVTVSVGDKVDVFVSNKDESEGTIHLSRDKAKRMKLFDTLEDVQEKDGTTKGRIVRRIKGGYTVDLGGVEAFLPGSHVDLRPVPDMDALVGQEFEFKILKINRRRSNVIVSRRVLLEEQRSEQRDKLLDHLEEGQIVTGKVKNITEYGVFIDLGGLDGLLHITDMSWKRIKHPKEMVGLGDELELKVLNFDKQGQKVSLGLKQLVPDPWENIAGKYPEGEKYKGKVTNLADYGAFVELEAGVEGLVHISEMSWTRKLRHPSQMVRAGDEVEVIVLGVDQDKKRISLGMKQIRPNPWDVVAEKYPEGTILEGTIKNITEFGVFIGIEEGIDGLIHVSDISWTKKIRHPSEVYKVGDVIQAKVLTVDKENEKFTLGVKQLAEDPWSLVPSKYPVGSLIKGAVTNITDFGLFVEVEEGIEGLVHVSEISRKKIKSPSELYKEGDVIEAKVIHVSADERRLGLSVKQIKDDEERKKPKNFSTAGPETGNTLGDLLRQKLEDASSENAGDGDEE is encoded by the coding sequence ATGGAAAAGAAATCGGGAGCCACCCCGGAAATGGATGTGAACTTCGCGGACGAGCTGGAGAATTATCTCAAGGCCGACTTCGGCGACCTGGATGAGGGCACCATCGTGCCCGGACAGGTGGTCAAGGTCGACAAGGATCACGTCCTGGTGGACGTGAACTTCAAGTCCGAAGGTCAGATCCCCCTCTCCGAGTTCACCGATTCCGAAGGCAACGTCACCGTGTCCGTTGGCGACAAGGTGGACGTTTTCGTGTCCAACAAGGACGAATCCGAAGGCACCATCCACCTGTCCCGCGACAAGGCCAAGCGGATGAAGCTCTTCGACACCCTGGAGGACGTGCAGGAGAAGGACGGCACCACCAAGGGCCGCATCGTGCGCCGCATCAAGGGCGGCTACACGGTGGACCTCGGCGGAGTCGAGGCCTTCCTGCCCGGTTCCCACGTCGATCTGCGCCCGGTCCCGGACATGGACGCGCTCGTGGGCCAGGAGTTCGAATTCAAGATCCTCAAGATCAATCGCCGCCGGAGCAACGTCATCGTCTCCCGCCGGGTCCTCCTGGAGGAGCAGCGTTCCGAGCAGCGTGACAAGCTTCTGGACCATCTCGAGGAAGGCCAGATCGTCACCGGCAAGGTCAAGAACATCACCGAGTACGGCGTGTTCATCGACCTGGGCGGCCTCGACGGCCTGCTGCACATCACCGACATGTCCTGGAAGCGCATCAAGCATCCCAAGGAGATGGTCGGCCTGGGCGACGAGCTCGAGCTGAAGGTCCTGAATTTCGACAAGCAGGGCCAGAAGGTCTCCCTGGGTCTCAAGCAGCTCGTGCCCGATCCGTGGGAGAACATCGCCGGCAAGTACCCCGAGGGCGAGAAGTACAAGGGCAAGGTCACGAACCTGGCCGACTACGGCGCCTTCGTCGAGCTGGAAGCCGGCGTCGAGGGCCTGGTGCACATCTCCGAGATGTCCTGGACCCGCAAGCTGCGCCACCCCTCCCAGATGGTGCGCGCCGGGGACGAGGTCGAGGTCATCGTGCTGGGCGTGGACCAGGACAAGAAGCGCATCAGCCTCGGCATGAAGCAGATCCGCCCCAACCCCTGGGACGTGGTGGCCGAGAAGTACCCCGAGGGCACCATCCTTGAGGGCACCATCAAGAACATCACCGAGTTCGGCGTGTTCATCGGCATCGAGGAGGGCATCGACGGCCTGATCCACGTGTCCGACATCTCCTGGACCAAGAAGATCCGTCATCCTTCCGAGGTCTACAAGGTCGGCGACGTGATCCAGGCCAAGGTCCTCACCGTGGACAAGGAGAACGAGAAGTTCACGCTCGGCGTGAAGCAGCTTGCCGAGGATCCGTGGAGCCTCGTGCCCTCCAAGTACCCGGTCGGCTCCCTGATCAAGGGCGCCGTGACGAACATCACCGACTTCGGCCTGTTCGTCGAGGTGGAGGAAGGCATCGAGGGTCTGGTCCACGTGTCCGAGATCAGCCGCAAGAAGATCAAGAGCCCCTCCGAGCTCTACAAGGAAGGGGACGTCATCGAGGCCAAGGTCATCCATGTGAGCGCGGACGAGCGCCGTCTCGGCCTGTCCGTGAAGCAGATCAAGGATGACGAGGAGCGCAAGAAGCCCAAGAACTTCAGCACCGCCGGCCCCGAGACCGGCAACACGCTGGGGGACCTGCTGCGCCAGAAGCTCGAAGACGCCTCCAGCGAGAACGCAGGTGATGGAGACGAGGAATAA
- the sppA gene encoding signal peptide peptidase SppA: MALILGAMAASRLFDRKLAGGLSGQSLGVCRVTGLIMSSKDTVDWLRELRDDAAVKGVLLRIDSPGGAIGPSQEIFEAVRDLSKIKPVVSSFGSVAASGGYYVAAPSTMIVANPGSLTASIGVLMEYLDVQQLIERFGIRQELLASGKNKGAGSPFKTLTPEQRTQIMTVIMDLHEQFVDDVADSRNMTRKDVQALADGRALTGRQAQRAGLVDRLGGEQEALAALKELCGLGEGTVALKEGPPDKRDYLERLLDTVQRYVPEGRWSLPSFLYRFP, encoded by the coding sequence GTGGCCCTCATTCTGGGGGCCATGGCCGCTTCGCGTTTGTTCGACCGCAAGCTCGCGGGCGGCCTGTCGGGCCAGTCCCTGGGCGTCTGCCGCGTCACCGGCCTGATCATGAGCTCCAAGGACACGGTGGACTGGCTGCGGGAGCTGCGCGACGACGCCGCGGTCAAGGGCGTGCTTCTGCGCATCGACTCCCCGGGCGGCGCCATCGGCCCGTCCCAGGAGATCTTCGAGGCCGTGCGCGACCTGTCCAAGATCAAGCCGGTGGTTTCCTCCTTCGGCTCCGTGGCCGCCTCGGGCGGGTACTACGTGGCCGCGCCCTCGACCATGATCGTGGCCAATCCCGGCTCGCTCACGGCCAGCATCGGCGTGCTCATGGAGTACCTGGACGTGCAGCAGCTCATCGAGCGCTTCGGCATCCGCCAGGAGCTGCTGGCCAGCGGCAAGAACAAGGGCGCGGGCTCGCCGTTCAAGACCCTGACCCCGGAGCAGCGGACCCAGATCATGACCGTGATCATGGACCTGCACGAGCAGTTCGTGGACGACGTGGCCGACTCGCGCAACATGACCCGCAAGGACGTGCAGGCCCTGGCCGACGGCCGCGCCCTCACCGGACGGCAGGCCCAGAGGGCCGGGCTGGTGGACCGACTGGGCGGCGAGCAGGAGGCCCTGGCCGCGCTCAAGGAGCTCTGCGGCCTTGGCGAAGGGACGGTGGCGCTCAAGGAAGGTCCGCCGGACAAGCGCGACTACCTCGAGCGCCTGCTGGACACGGTGCAGCGCTATGTGCCCGAGGGCCGCTGGAGCCTGCCCAGCTTCCTCTACCGCTTCCCCTGA
- a CDS encoding metalloregulator ArsR/SmtB family transcription factor has product MSTHEKMARMFKVLSVETRLRMIGLLQGRSLCVNALARMLGVTPAAVSQHLRVLRDAGLVAADRQGNFMHYRINPDTLNLWDREMRGLLQPAAPRSELLARLHPIREQEK; this is encoded by the coding sequence ATGTCGACGCACGAAAAAATGGCCAGGATGTTCAAGGTGTTGTCCGTGGAGACCCGGCTGCGCATGATCGGCCTGCTTCAGGGCCGCTCCCTGTGCGTGAACGCCCTGGCCCGGATGTTGGGGGTCACTCCGGCCGCCGTGTCCCAGCATTTGCGGGTGCTGCGGGATGCCGGGCTGGTGGCCGCCGACCGGCAGGGCAATTTCATGCATTACCGGATCAACCCCGACACGTTGAATCTGTGGGACAGGGAGATGCGCGGCCTGCTGCAACCTGCGGCCCCGCGTTCCGAGTTGTTGGCGCGTCTGCATCCGATCCGGGAGCAGGAAAAATGA
- a CDS encoding ABC transporter ATP-binding protein, giving the protein MTAPAIAASDLRKRFGDVQAVDGVTFSVDRGEIFGFLGPNGAGKSTTINMLNGLARPDSGGISVGGVDCVKSPRAAQGLIGVVPDESNLYPELTGFENLCFCAALYGLGKTERRARAEELLNAFGLAEAARRKFGGYSKGMKRKLVIAAGAIHRPPILFLDEPTTGIDLASVRQIRQLVAGLNRSGTTIFLTTHYIEEAERLCGRVAFIVSGRIIRIDSVENLLQPVRSRHVLRIAANVPLDNVAGELAGSFPGFDFQAEGANLLRIEADAPVPVGPLVRFLEDRGVEVAEARRMRPSLEDVFAEVTGMGADVLRQEKGKSGGRA; this is encoded by the coding sequence ATGACCGCTCCGGCCATCGCCGCCAGCGATCTGCGCAAGCGTTTCGGCGATGTCCAGGCCGTGGACGGGGTCACGTTCAGCGTGGACCGGGGGGAAATCTTCGGCTTCCTGGGGCCAAACGGGGCGGGCAAATCCACCACCATCAACATGCTCAACGGCTTGGCCCGGCCCGATTCCGGCGGCATCAGCGTGGGGGGCGTGGATTGCGTGAAGTCGCCCCGGGCCGCCCAAGGGCTCATCGGCGTGGTGCCGGACGAAAGCAACCTCTATCCGGAGCTGACCGGCTTCGAGAATCTCTGCTTCTGCGCCGCGCTCTATGGCCTGGGCAAGACCGAGCGCCGGGCCCGGGCCGAGGAATTGCTGAACGCCTTCGGCCTGGCCGAAGCCGCGCGCCGCAAGTTCGGCGGGTACTCCAAGGGCATGAAGCGAAAACTGGTCATCGCCGCGGGAGCCATCCACCGGCCGCCCATCCTGTTCCTGGACGAGCCCACCACGGGCATCGATCTGGCCAGCGTGCGCCAGATTCGCCAACTCGTCGCCGGGCTGAACCGCTCCGGCACGACCATCTTCCTGACCACCCACTATATCGAGGAGGCCGAGCGGCTCTGCGGCCGTGTCGCCTTCATCGTTTCGGGACGGATCATCCGCATCGACAGCGTGGAGAACCTGCTCCAACCCGTGCGTTCCCGGCACGTGCTGCGGATCGCCGCCAATGTCCCCCTGGACAATGTGGCCGGCGAATTGGCCGGGAGCTTTCCTGGTTTCGACTTTCAGGCCGAAGGCGCCAACCTGCTCCGGATCGAGGCGGACGCTCCCGTTCCGGTGGGCCCCCTGGTGCGGTTCTTGGAGGATCGAGGCGTGGAGGTGGCCGAGGCCCGCCGCATGCGTCCCTCGCTGGAGGACGTCTTCGCCGAGGTCACGGGCATGGGAGCGGATGTCCTGCGCCAGGAGAAGGGCAAGAGCGGAGGACGCGCATGA
- a CDS encoding ABC transporter permease has protein sequence MKAWIAFWNILLKDMRTYYLKPPNVSWGLIFPLAWTSMFFIRSGSGLDSIPRLLPGVVALSVLFGTSSMLAVTVTFEKRNRSFERLLLAPIPLELLMLAKTSGAILFGVANAFVPVLLAAAFSDLPPMAWGVFLPAVCLTSVVSAFLGLFIAVAVSEVFEAQTFSNFFRFPMVFLSGLFFPIAKLPAVLQPLAYALPLTYGADALHGAVHGGNMMPYSVDLPVLAGFCLALFLGSLWNIKRKWIA, from the coding sequence ATGAAGGCCTGGATCGCCTTCTGGAACATCCTGCTCAAGGACATGCGGACCTATTATCTCAAGCCGCCGAACGTGAGCTGGGGCCTCATCTTTCCCCTGGCCTGGACGAGCATGTTCTTCATCCGTTCCGGCAGCGGACTGGACAGCATCCCCAGGCTGCTTCCCGGGGTCGTGGCCCTTTCGGTCCTGTTCGGCACGTCCTCCATGCTGGCCGTGACCGTGACCTTCGAGAAGAGAAACCGTTCCTTCGAGCGCCTTCTTCTGGCCCCGATTCCCTTGGAACTGCTCATGCTGGCCAAGACCAGCGGCGCGATTCTCTTCGGCGTGGCCAACGCCTTCGTGCCTGTTCTTCTGGCGGCGGCGTTTTCCGATCTGCCGCCCATGGCCTGGGGCGTTTTCCTTCCCGCCGTCTGCCTCACGTCCGTGGTTTCAGCCTTCCTCGGCCTGTTCATCGCCGTGGCCGTGAGCGAGGTCTTCGAGGCGCAGACCTTTTCGAACTTCTTTCGTTTCCCGATGGTTTTCCTGAGCGGCCTGTTCTTTCCCATCGCCAAGCTGCCAGCGGTGCTCCAGCCGCTGGCCTACGCGCTGCCCCTGACCTATGGGGCCGACGCCCTGCACGGGGCCGTCCACGGCGGGAACATGATGCCCTACAGCGTGGATCTGCCCGTGCTGGCGGGGTTCTGCCTTGCCCTGTTCCTGGGCAGTCTCTGGAACATCAAACGCAAGTGGATCGCCTGA
- a CDS encoding TIGR00730 family Rossman fold protein — translation MKRVCVFLGSNPGRNHRYLEAARNTGRELAHRGLDVVYGGSNVGLMRELADSALAAGGKVLGVIPEALKQKEIAHPGLTELHVVASMHERKALMAELSDAFIALPGGLGTLEELCEILTWAQLGFHKKPCGLLDVDGYYGPLNAFLDQAVGEGFVMAAHRSMLLSATAPAALLDLFAGYTPPSVDKWIEKRQGL, via the coding sequence ATGAAACGCGTCTGCGTCTTCCTGGGCTCCAACCCGGGACGCAATCACCGCTATCTGGAAGCCGCCCGGAACACCGGACGGGAACTGGCCCACCGGGGCCTGGACGTAGTCTACGGAGGCTCCAACGTGGGCCTCATGCGGGAGCTGGCGGACTCGGCCCTGGCCGCCGGGGGCAAGGTCCTGGGCGTGATCCCCGAGGCCCTGAAGCAGAAGGAAATCGCGCATCCGGGCCTGACCGAGCTGCACGTGGTGGCCTCCATGCACGAGCGCAAGGCGCTCATGGCCGAGCTCTCGGACGCCTTCATCGCCCTGCCCGGCGGTCTGGGGACCCTGGAAGAGCTCTGCGAGATCCTCACCTGGGCCCAGCTCGGCTTCCACAAGAAGCCCTGCGGCCTGCTGGACGTGGACGGCTACTACGGCCCGCTGAACGCCTTCCTGGACCAGGCCGTGGGCGAGGGCTTCGTCATGGCCGCGCATCGCTCCATGCTCCTCTCGGCCACGGCCCCGGCCGCGCTCCTGGACCTCTTCGCGGGCTACACGCCGCCCAGCGTGGACAAATGGATCGAAAAACGACAAGGGCTCTAG
- a CDS encoding TerC family protein, which yields MDLLSAENIVALLTLTSLEVVLGIDNIVFVVVIAGRLPLRTRDLARRLGLGLAMGTRILLLLAISWIMRLTTPLFSVLDHAVSGRDLVLLLGGLFLIGKATLEIHGKIEDENGREPKADGAGSLIAAVVQIGLLDIVFSLDSVITAVGMAQDVRIMVAAIVLAVIVMLFFSGPVGRFVHKHPTVQMLAFSFLLLVGVFLVAEGLGRHIDRGYIYFAMAFSLFVELLNLRIRRKT from the coding sequence GTGGACCTGCTCAGCGCCGAGAACATCGTCGCCCTGCTCACCCTCACCTCCCTGGAGGTGGTGCTGGGCATCGACAACATCGTCTTCGTGGTGGTCATCGCCGGACGCCTGCCGCTCCGCACCCGCGACCTGGCCCGCCGCCTGGGCCTGGGCCTGGCCATGGGCACCCGCATCCTGCTCCTGCTGGCCATCAGCTGGATCATGCGCCTGACCACGCCGCTGTTCAGCGTCCTGGACCACGCTGTTTCGGGCCGCGACCTCGTGCTCCTGCTGGGCGGGCTCTTCCTCATCGGCAAGGCCACCCTGGAAATCCACGGCAAGATCGAGGACGAGAACGGCCGCGAGCCCAAGGCGGACGGGGCCGGATCGCTGATCGCGGCCGTGGTCCAGATCGGCCTGCTGGACATCGTCTTTTCCCTGGACTCGGTGATCACGGCCGTGGGCATGGCCCAGGACGTACGCATCATGGTCGCGGCCATCGTCCTCGCCGTGATCGTGATGCTCTTCTTCTCCGGGCCCGTGGGCCGCTTCGTGCACAAGCACCCCACGGTCCAGATGCTGGCCTTCTCCTTCCTCCTGCTGGTGGGGGTATTCCTGGTGGCCGAGGGCCTGGGCAGGCACATCGACCGGGGCTACATCTATTTCGCCATGGCCTTCTCGCTCTTCGTGGAACTGCTCAACCTGCGCATACGGAGAAAAACATGA
- a CDS encoding DinB family protein, with amino-acid sequence MKTLFQTLARYNAWANARLYAEAGALTPDQLGKALNVNFGSILGILNHGLLGDRLWLHRFTGRGPCPASLGEVVHPDLPGLASARAAEDERIVRFADALNPGDELKVLSYTSTEGIAFAEPMALLLSHFFNHQTHHRGQVHALLGGFGLAPRDLDLVFFQKETGTYPG; translated from the coding sequence ATGAAGACCCTCTTCCAGACCCTGGCCCGCTACAACGCCTGGGCCAACGCCCGGCTCTACGCCGAGGCCGGGGCCCTGACGCCGGACCAGCTGGGCAAGGCCCTGAACGTCAACTTCGGCTCCATCCTGGGCATCCTGAACCACGGCCTGTTGGGCGACCGGCTCTGGCTGCACCGCTTCACCGGCCGGGGGCCGTGCCCGGCCTCCCTCGGCGAGGTGGTCCACCCGGACCTGCCCGGACTCGCCTCGGCCCGCGCGGCCGAGGACGAACGCATCGTGCGCTTCGCCGACGCCCTCAATCCCGGCGACGAGCTGAAGGTGCTCTCCTACACCTCCACCGAGGGCATCGCCTTCGCCGAGCCCATGGCCCTGCTCCTGAGCCACTTCTTCAACCACCAGACCCACCACCGGGGCCAGGTGCACGCCCTGCTCGGAGGCTTCGGCCTCGCGCCCCGCGACCTGGACCTGGTCTTCTTCCAGAAGGAGACCGGGACCTACCCCGGCTGA
- a CDS encoding phosphotransacetylase family protein, producing the protein MPGLYIGSTSGYSGKNMIIMGIGLHFRKEGLDLGYMKPVGAMPLEKDGRLGDEDAFFVQEVLGLEQPVEDVTPVVVTHDFKVKAFAAPCGGLLDRIAESYGKISRGRDLTLVGGSGSMYSGKYCCTDGVSVVQRLGLKAVVIDRFQKELHYDTLVVLKEALGDQLLGVVLNDIPPAFMDEVENLIAPFLNSRGIKVLGIIPKDPLMGAIKVADLADRLGGKIISAHNKAERVVENFLIGTMQVENFMTHFRRSKNSAVIVGGDRSDVQLVALEGDCPCLVLTGNLYPNDIILTRSEVLETPIIMVREDTYSVAKKMETILSRHKLRDAIKIRQGAELVARHLDFAAIRAGLDL; encoded by the coding sequence ATGCCCGGACTCTACATCGGTTCCACCTCCGGCTATTCCGGCAAGAACATGATCATCATGGGCATCGGCCTGCACTTCCGCAAGGAAGGGCTGGACCTGGGCTACATGAAGCCCGTGGGGGCCATGCCCCTGGAAAAGGACGGCCGCCTGGGCGACGAGGACGCCTTCTTCGTCCAGGAGGTGCTCGGCCTGGAGCAGCCCGTGGAGGACGTGACCCCGGTGGTGGTGACCCACGACTTCAAGGTCAAGGCCTTCGCCGCGCCCTGCGGCGGCCTGCTGGACCGCATCGCGGAGAGCTACGGGAAGATCAGCCGGGGCCGAGACCTGACCCTGGTGGGCGGTTCGGGCTCCATGTATTCGGGCAAGTACTGCTGCACGGACGGCGTGTCCGTGGTCCAGCGCCTGGGCCTGAAGGCCGTGGTCATCGACCGCTTCCAGAAGGAGCTGCATTACGACACCCTGGTGGTCCTCAAGGAGGCCCTGGGCGACCAACTCCTGGGCGTGGTGCTCAACGACATTCCCCCGGCCTTCATGGACGAGGTGGAGAACCTCATCGCGCCCTTCCTGAACAGCCGGGGCATCAAGGTCCTGGGCATCATCCCCAAGGACCCGCTCATGGGGGCCATCAAGGTCGCCGACCTGGCCGACCGCCTGGGCGGCAAGATCATCTCGGCCCACAACAAGGCCGAGCGGGTGGTGGAGAACTTCCTCATCGGCACCATGCAGGTGGAGAACTTCATGACCCACTTCCGCCGAAGCAAGAACTCGGCGGTCATCGTGGGCGGCGACCGCTCGGACGTGCAGTTGGTGGCCCTGGAGGGCGACTGCCCCTGCCTCGTGCTCACCGGCAACCTCTACCCCAACGACATCATCCTGACCCGCTCCGAGGTGCTCGAAACGCCGATCATCATGGTCCGCGAGGACACCTACTCCGTGGCCAAGAAGATGGAGACCATCCTCTCGCGCCACAAGCTGCGCGACGCCATCAAGATCCGCCAGGGCGCGGAACTGGTGGCCAGGCACCTGGACTTCGCGGCCATCCGCGCGGGCCTGGACCTGTAG
- a CDS encoding acetate--CoA ligase family protein: protein MHSDAPLKALFEPRSVVVVGASRHPGKVGHTVLSNLVSSGYTGKILPVNPAGGDILGLPVLRSAAELPDAPDLAVICLPREKVRPALEELAAKSLRAAIVLAAGFKETGKDGWRLEEEVARVARRRGITLLGPNSLGLMNAPFGLNASFARACPIPGNIAFFSQSGALCAAILDWAVSEDMGFSKFVSLGNKAALSEADLLEALGDDPDTRVILGYCESVDNGQELLTTAQRVTAKKPVVMIKAGATPAGARAASNHTGSLAGSPPAYDAAFRQAGILHAPDVESLFDLAGAFSSQPLPAGPNLMVVTNSGGPGILTADACENSRLQLMRPGAATLERLRAALPSFASLYNPIDIIGDADAARYRATLETVLADEMAHAVLVLLTPTSSAQIEETARAVAEVSKDCGKPVFACFMGGPRVAPGRDILLEAGVPCYAFPESAVRAMEAMYAYQSWRNRAYPVEVCFRRDKGKAEAILREAKATGLSDLTETQAMQLALAYELPVPETKFARTSDEAARIAKRIGFPVALKIASPHLASKAAAGGVALGLADAAAVRQAFLELTSRLARTREDVHVTGCMVQAMGPADARAVAVWMRRDQQFGPLLSFGLAGAYTDVLRDLSYRLAPLTVGDAQEMVREVKTFPLLRGVRGQKPAALGAIEDILLTVSQIAVDFPEIAEIELNPILVNEEGAVAADVKIAIA, encoded by the coding sequence ATGCATTCCGATGCCCCCCTCAAGGCCCTGTTCGAGCCTCGCTCCGTGGTGGTAGTGGGGGCTTCCCGCCACCCCGGCAAGGTCGGACACACGGTCCTCTCGAATCTCGTCTCCTCCGGGTATACGGGGAAAATCCTGCCCGTCAACCCGGCGGGTGGAGACATCCTCGGCCTGCCGGTGCTGCGCTCCGCGGCCGAGCTGCCCGACGCCCCGGACTTGGCCGTGATCTGCCTGCCCCGCGAAAAGGTCCGCCCCGCCCTGGAGGAGCTGGCCGCCAAGTCCCTGCGCGCGGCCATCGTGCTCGCCGCGGGCTTCAAGGAGACCGGCAAGGACGGCTGGAGGCTGGAGGAAGAGGTGGCCCGCGTCGCCCGCCGCCGGGGCATCACCCTGCTGGGGCCCAACTCCCTGGGCCTGATGAACGCGCCCTTCGGCCTGAACGCCAGCTTCGCCCGGGCCTGCCCGATTCCGGGCAACATCGCCTTCTTCTCCCAGTCCGGGGCCCTCTGCGCGGCCATCCTGGACTGGGCCGTGTCCGAGGACATGGGCTTCTCCAAGTTCGTGAGCCTGGGCAACAAGGCCGCGCTCTCCGAGGCCGACCTGCTGGAGGCCCTGGGCGACGACCCGGACACGCGGGTCATCCTCGGCTACTGCGAGAGCGTGGACAACGGCCAGGAACTCCTCACCACCGCCCAGAGGGTCACGGCCAAGAAGCCCGTGGTCATGATCAAGGCCGGAGCCACCCCGGCCGGCGCGCGCGCCGCCTCGAACCACACCGGCTCCCTGGCGGGCTCGCCTCCGGCCTACGACGCCGCCTTCCGCCAGGCGGGCATCCTGCACGCCCCGGACGTGGAGAGCCTCTTCGACCTGGCCGGGGCCTTCTCCAGCCAACCCCTGCCCGCGGGCCCCAACCTGATGGTGGTCACCAACTCCGGCGGCCCCGGCATCCTCACCGCCGACGCCTGCGAGAACTCGCGGCTCCAGCTCATGCGCCCCGGGGCGGCCACCCTGGAGCGGCTGCGCGCGGCCCTGCCGTCCTTCGCCTCGCTGTACAACCCCATCGACATCATCGGCGACGCCGACGCCGCCCGCTACCGCGCCACGCTGGAGACCGTGCTGGCCGACGAGATGGCCCACGCCGTGCTCGTGCTCCTCACGCCCACCTCCTCGGCTCAGATCGAAGAGACCGCCCGGGCCGTGGCCGAGGTCTCCAAGGACTGCGGCAAGCCCGTGTTCGCCTGCTTCATGGGCGGCCCCCGGGTGGCCCCCGGGCGGGACATCCTGCTGGAGGCCGGGGTGCCCTGCTACGCCTTCCCCGAGTCCGCGGTGCGGGCCATGGAGGCCATGTACGCCTATCAGTCCTGGCGCAACCGGGCCTATCCGGTGGAGGTCTGCTTCCGCCGCGACAAGGGCAAGGCCGAGGCCATCCTGCGCGAGGCCAAGGCCACCGGCCTCTCGGACCTCACCGAGACCCAGGCCATGCAGCTGGCCCTGGCCTACGAGCTGCCCGTGCCCGAAACCAAGTTCGCCCGCACCAGCGACGAGGCCGCCCGGATCGCCAAGCGCATCGGCTTCCCCGTGGCCCTGAAGATCGCCTCGCCGCACCTGGCCAGCAAGGCCGCCGCGGGGGGCGTGGCCCTGGGCCTGGCCGACGCGGCGGCCGTGCGCCAAGCCTTCCTGGAGCTCACCTCGCGCCTGGCCCGCACCCGCGAGGACGTGCACGTCACCGGCTGCATGGTCCAGGCCATGGGCCCGGCCGACGCCCGCGCCGTGGCGGTCTGGATGCGCCGCGACCAGCAGTTCGGTCCCCTGCTCTCCTTCGGCCTGGCCGGGGCGTACACCGACGTGCTGCGCGACCTCTCCTACCGTCTGGCCCCGCTCACCGTGGGCGACGCCCAGGAGATGGTCCGCGAGGTCAAGACCTTTCCCCTGCTGCGCGGGGTGCGCGGCCAGAAACCCGCCGCCCTGGGCGCCATCGAGGACATCCTGCTCACCGTCTCCCAGATCGCCGTGGACTTCCCGGAGATCGCGGAGATCGAACTCAACCCCATACTGGTCAACGAGGAGGGCGCGGTGGCGGCCGACGTAAAGATCGCCATCGCCTGA
- the rnc gene encoding ribonuclease III: MDEVFEQLQERIHHRFGQVKLLREAVTHSSYANEQEEPMPDNERLEFLGDAVLELCVSGECFRRYPEADEGRLTKIRAKLVKEKSLARLARDISLDACLRLGRGEETQGGRGRESLLADALEAVFGAVFLDAGFEAARACILGLLEDRWPEETDCTDPKDHKSRLQEVTQRHFRERPRYFLSGASGPEHEKVFEVTLRLPGGLVFSSTGGSLKRAEQSAAQAALQHLAGQGLD, translated from the coding sequence ATGGATGAGGTTTTCGAGCAACTTCAAGAACGTATCCATCATCGTTTCGGGCAAGTCAAGCTCCTGCGGGAGGCCGTGACCCACAGCTCCTACGCCAACGAGCAGGAGGAGCCCATGCCGGACAACGAGCGCCTGGAGTTTCTGGGCGACGCCGTGCTGGAACTCTGCGTCTCGGGCGAGTGCTTCCGGCGCTATCCGGAGGCCGACGAGGGGCGGCTGACCAAGATTCGGGCCAAGCTGGTCAAGGAGAAGAGCCTGGCCCGACTGGCCCGCGACATCTCCCTGGACGCCTGCCTGCGCCTGGGCCGCGGCGAGGAGACCCAGGGCGGCCGGGGCCGGGAGTCGCTGCTGGCGGACGCCCTGGAGGCGGTCTTCGGGGCCGTGTTCCTGGACGCGGGCTTCGAGGCGGCCCGGGCCTGCATCCTCGGCCTGCTGGAGGACCGCTGGCCCGAGGAGACGGACTGCACCGACCCCAAGGACCACAAGAGCCGCCTGCAGGAGGTGACCCAACGCCATTTCCGCGAGCGGCCGCGCTATTTCCTCTCCGGGGCGTCCGGTCCGGAACACGAGAAGGTCTTCGAGGTCACGCTGCGGCTGCCCGGGGGGCTGGTCTTCTCCTCCACCGGGGGCAGCCTGAAGAGGGCCGAGCAGAGCGCGGCCCAGGCGGCGCTCCAACATCTCGCGGGTCAGGGCCTGGACTGA